The following proteins are co-located in the Deinococcus metallilatus genome:
- a CDS encoding 2-oxoglutarate dehydrogenase E1 component — MTQSQTIMSGGNAAFIEGLYEAYLADPGNVDPQWRAYFDELRGEARETAHSAVQQAFYQLGTQRRGGMVVPVPQGVSGAQQAAGALITAYRVYGHISARTNPLRMRGLPVVPELTPQFYGLSEADLNEYVQEGAFSGTLRDVIAELQETYCGSIGFEFNYLPANERKWFQERIEPTRGRGPYSPEERRRFLQKLNAAEGLERYLHIKYVGQKRFSLEGSESFIPLLDRIIQQAGKFGVKETVIGMAHRGRLNVLVNIFGKKPSDLFAEFEGKKKLSDNPDIAGDVKYHMGFSSDVRTPGGPMHLALAFNPSHLEIVSPVVHGSVRARQDRRGDTGRKQVLPITIHGDAAVSGQGVVMETLNLSRLRGFTTGGAVRIVINNQIGFTVSDPRDTRSSRYCTDVAKIANAPVLHVNGDDPEAVAFCGDLALEYRQTFGKDVFIDLISFRRHGHNEADDPTMTQPIMYREIKGHPGTRALYAQQLEQAGVLKPGEADALVERYRDKLDAGDAVVEEIENREQSALAADWSKYVHTHWTEETPTAVPQAELTELGLKLAEVPQGFQPHRGVKRVLDARRAMAKGEQPLDWGMGEMLAYATLLVEGFNVRLDGQDSGRGTFVHRHAVLHDQSAQDPQNEEYVSLAHLSPDQGRVEIVDSTLSEEAVLAFEYGYSTSEPKALVAWEAQFGDFANGAQAVIDQFLSAGESKWQRLSGLTMLLPHGYEGAGPEHSSARLERYLQLSAQKNMQVVVPSSAAQIFHLLRRQVLRPYRKPLIVMTPKSLLRNKLAMSPLSELAEGRFQEVIGDDTVREASRVVISSGKLHWELFEARDADKEGRAGTALIRLEQLYPFPAEALRAELAKSPGAQVVWAQEEPENQGAWLMIREDLEQALAPGQTLTHASRPRSASTAVGYASVHALEQAQVIAAALGEPVTRKDVKAQVPLIEEAKPQA, encoded by the coding sequence ATGACGCAGTCGCAGACCATCATGTCCGGCGGGAACGCGGCCTTTATCGAGGGGCTGTATGAGGCGTACCTGGCCGACCCTGGAAACGTGGACCCCCAGTGGCGCGCCTACTTCGACGAGTTGCGCGGAGAGGCGCGCGAGACGGCCCATTCGGCGGTGCAGCAGGCGTTTTACCAGCTCGGCACCCAGCGCCGGGGCGGAATGGTCGTCCCGGTGCCCCAGGGCGTCAGCGGCGCGCAGCAGGCGGCGGGCGCGCTGATCACCGCCTACCGGGTGTACGGCCACATCAGCGCCCGGACCAACCCGCTCAGGATGCGCGGCCTCCCGGTCGTGCCCGAACTCACGCCGCAGTTCTACGGCCTCTCGGAAGCGGACCTGAACGAATATGTGCAGGAAGGGGCCTTCAGCGGCACCCTGCGCGACGTGATCGCGGAACTCCAGGAGACGTACTGCGGCTCCATCGGCTTCGAGTTCAACTATCTCCCAGCCAATGAGCGCAAGTGGTTTCAGGAACGCATCGAGCCGACGCGCGGGCGCGGCCCCTACAGCCCGGAAGAACGCCGCCGCTTTCTCCAGAAGCTGAACGCCGCCGAGGGGCTGGAGCGTTACCTGCACATCAAGTACGTGGGCCAGAAGAGATTTTCGCTGGAGGGGAGCGAGAGCTTCATCCCGCTCCTCGACCGCATCATCCAGCAGGCCGGGAAATTCGGCGTGAAGGAAACGGTCATCGGGATGGCCCACCGGGGCCGCCTGAACGTGCTGGTGAACATCTTCGGCAAGAAGCCCTCCGACCTCTTCGCGGAGTTCGAGGGCAAGAAGAAGCTCAGCGACAACCCCGACATTGCGGGCGACGTGAAGTACCACATGGGCTTTTCCAGCGACGTGCGCACGCCCGGCGGGCCGATGCACCTCGCGCTGGCCTTCAACCCCTCGCATCTGGAGATCGTCTCGCCGGTCGTCCACGGCAGCGTGCGTGCCCGCCAGGACCGCCGGGGCGACACGGGGCGCAAGCAGGTGCTGCCCATCACCATCCACGGGGACGCCGCCGTCAGCGGGCAGGGCGTGGTGATGGAGACGCTGAACCTCTCGCGCCTGCGCGGCTTCACGACGGGCGGGGCCGTCCGCATCGTGATCAACAACCAGATCGGCTTCACGGTCAGCGACCCGCGTGACACCCGTTCCAGCCGCTACTGCACCGATGTCGCCAAGATCGCCAACGCGCCGGTGCTGCACGTGAACGGCGACGATCCGGAAGCGGTGGCGTTCTGCGGCGACCTGGCGCTGGAATACCGCCAGACCTTCGGCAAGGACGTGTTCATCGACCTGATCTCCTTCCGCCGCCACGGCCACAACGAGGCCGACGACCCCACCATGACCCAGCCGATCATGTACCGCGAGATCAAGGGGCATCCCGGCACCCGCGCCCTGTACGCGCAGCAGCTCGAACAGGCGGGCGTGCTGAAGCCGGGCGAGGCGGACGCGCTGGTCGAACGCTACCGCGACAAGCTCGACGCGGGGGACGCGGTGGTCGAGGAGATCGAGAACCGGGAGCAGAGCGCGCTGGCCGCCGACTGGAGCAAGTACGTCCACACCCACTGGACCGAGGAGACGCCCACGGCGGTGCCCCAGGCCGAACTCACCGAGCTGGGCCTCAAGCTGGCCGAGGTGCCGCAGGGCTTCCAGCCGCACCGGGGCGTGAAGCGGGTGCTGGACGCCCGCCGGGCGATGGCGAAAGGCGAGCAGCCGCTCGACTGGGGCATGGGCGAGATGCTGGCCTACGCGACCCTGCTGGTCGAGGGCTTCAACGTGCGCCTCGACGGCCAGGACAGCGGGCGCGGGACCTTCGTCCACCGCCACGCCGTCCTGCACGACCAGAGCGCGCAGGACCCCCAGAACGAGGAATACGTCAGCCTGGCGCACCTCTCGCCCGACCAGGGCCGGGTGGAGATCGTGGACTCGACGCTCTCCGAGGAAGCGGTGCTGGCCTTCGAGTACGGCTACAGCACCAGTGAGCCCAAGGCGCTGGTCGCCTGGGAAGCGCAGTTCGGGGACTTCGCCAACGGCGCGCAGGCGGTGATCGACCAGTTCCTCAGCGCGGGCGAGAGCAAGTGGCAGCGCCTCTCGGGGCTCACCATGCTGCTCCCGCACGGGTACGAGGGGGCCGGGCCGGAACACTCCAGCGCCCGCCTGGAGCGCTACCTGCAACTGTCCGCCCAGAAGAACATGCAGGTGGTGGTGCCCAGCAGCGCCGCGCAGATCTTCCACCTGCTGCGCCGCCAGGTGCTGCGCCCCTACCGCAAGCCGCTGATCGTGATGACGCCCAAGAGCCTGCTGCGCAACAAGCTCGCCATGAGTCCGCTGTCCGAACTGGCGGAAGGCCGCTTTCAGGAAGTCATCGGGGACGACACGGTGCGGGAGGCCAGCCGGGTGGTCATCAGCTCCGGCAAGCTGCACTGGGAACTCTTCGAGGCGCGGGATGCCGACAAGGAAGGCCGGGCAGGCACGGCGCTGATCCGCCTGGAGCAGCTCTACCCCTTCCCCGCCGAGGCGCTGCGGGCCGAACTCGCCAAGTCCCCCGGCGCGCAGGTGGTCTGGGCGCAGGAGGAGCCGGAAAACCAGGGCGCCTGGCTGATGATCCGCGAGGACCTGGAACAGGCGCTGGCCCCGGGCCAGACCCTCACGCACGCCAGCCGCCCGCGCTCGGCCAGCACGGCCGTGGGCTACGCCAGCGTGCACGCGCTGGAGCAGGCGCAGGTGATCGCCGCCGCGCTGGGCGAGCCGGTAACGCGCAAGGACGTCAAGGCGCAGGTGCCGCTGATCGAGGAAGCCAAGCCGCAGGCGTGA
- a CDS encoding BON domain-containing protein produces the protein MTRNRDDRYDDRDMYRDDRRGGMDPGGDLYRGRDDDRYGGSGMGQGYGGGMGQGQGYGMDQGRGSYGGGMGQGYGGDRYGDRSGMGQGYGGQGYGQGYGGSYDRDRSGGMGYGGGMGGQGYGSDRWSSSQGQSYGQGQMSGQYGGQYGQYGGDRDRGMSSGQSYGYGSQGYGGQSYGNQGRGMGGMSGDQYGGQYGGGQYGGGRSQGGMQGGMGYSSGMGGGSSYGQGQSYGQGQGYGQGQGYGQSGMESHRGKGPKGYQRSDDRIREQVNDALEDEHGVDASDIEVQVQNGEVTLTGTVNDRNQKRMAEDCVERVRGVKDVHNQLRVQQQGSQSSSGQSQSGMSQSGSTGGTGSTGSTSGTTGTGSTGSTGSTTGTTGSTGSTSGSSGTSGSGSHSNNQSGNR, from the coding sequence ATGACCCGTAATCGTGATGACCGTTACGATGACCGCGATATGTACCGCGACGACCGCCGGGGCGGCATGGACCCCGGAGGCGACCTGTACCGGGGCCGCGACGATGACCGCTACGGCGGCTCCGGCATGGGCCAGGGCTACGGCGGCGGTATGGGCCAGGGGCAGGGCTACGGCATGGATCAGGGGCGCGGCTCCTACGGCGGTGGTATGGGCCAGGGCTACGGCGGCGACCGCTACGGTGACCGTTCGGGCATGGGTCAGGGGTACGGCGGTCAAGGCTATGGCCAAGGCTACGGCGGCTCCTACGACCGGGACCGCAGCGGCGGGATGGGCTACGGCGGCGGAATGGGCGGCCAGGGCTACGGCTCGGACCGCTGGTCCTCCAGCCAGGGGCAGAGCTACGGCCAGGGCCAGATGTCCGGTCAGTATGGCGGCCAGTACGGCCAGTATGGCGGCGACCGTGACCGGGGGATGTCCAGTGGTCAGAGCTACGGCTACGGCAGCCAGGGGTACGGCGGCCAGAGTTACGGCAACCAGGGCCGCGGCATGGGCGGCATGTCGGGGGACCAGTACGGCGGCCAGTATGGGGGCGGCCAGTACGGAGGCGGCCGGTCCCAGGGTGGAATGCAGGGCGGGATGGGCTACAGCTCCGGGATGGGCGGCGGCTCCAGTTACGGCCAGGGCCAGAGCTACGGGCAGGGACAGGGCTATGGGCAGGGCCAGGGCTACGGCCAGTCGGGCATGGAGAGCCACCGGGGCAAGGGACCCAAGGGCTACCAGCGCAGCGACGACCGCATCCGGGAACAGGTGAACGACGCGCTGGAAGACGAACACGGCGTGGACGCCAGCGACATCGAGGTGCAGGTGCAGAATGGGGAAGTGACCCTGACCGGCACGGTGAACGACCGCAACCAGAAGCGCATGGCCGAAGATTGCGTGGAGCGGGTGCGCGGCGTGAAGGATGTCCACAACCAGCTCCGCGTGCAACAGCAGGGCAGCCAGAGCAGCTCGGGCCAGTCCCAGTCCGGAATGAGCCAGTCCGGCAGCACCGGCGGGACGGGCAGCACGGGCAGTACCAGCGGCACGACCGGGACGGGGAGTACCGGCAGCACTGGCAGCACGACCGGGACCACGGGCAGCACGGGGAGTACCAGCGGTTCGAGCGGCACCAGCGGCTCAGGCAGCCACAGCAACAATCAGAGCGGCAACCGCTGA
- a CDS encoding helix-turn-helix transcriptional regulator: MVAKASGRPSPPPLYNRLAVLRAERGLSRQDLAAAVGVNYQTIGYLERGEYHPSLDLAFRLSEFFGLPIEAIFSRTPFTPLSEKVYGGSA, encoded by the coding sequence ATGGTTGCGAAGGCCTCCGGTCGCCCCTCCCCACCGCCCCTGTACAACCGGCTGGCGGTGCTGCGGGCCGAGCGGGGCCTCAGCCGCCAGGACCTCGCCGCCGCGGTGGGCGTGAACTACCAGACCATCGGGTATCTGGAACGCGGCGAGTACCACCCCAGCCTCGACCTCGCCTTCCGCCTCAGCGAGTTCTTCGGCCTGCCCATCGAGGCGATCTTCTCCCGCACGCCCTTCACGCCGCTCAGCGAGAAAGTCTACGGAGGTTCAGCATGA
- a CDS encoding phytoene desaturase family protein, producing MPDFDVVVMGAGHNALVTAAYAARAGLKVGVFERRHVVGGAVSTEELVPGYRFDYGGSAHILIRMTPVVRELELTRHGLHYLEVDPMFHASDGETPWFMWRDAERTARELEALFPGQGEAYRRFLDDWTPFARSVADLFNSAPGPLDLGKMVVRSGQGRDWQAQLSRILRPYGDVAREYFSEERVRAPLVWMAAQSGPPPSDPLSAPFLLWHPLYHAGGVARPKGGSGGLTKALRRAVEAEGGQVFVNAPVKRILVRDGKAQGIELEGGERYTARAVVSGTHLLTTAQALPPEYVPEAARNVRVGNGFGMVLRLALSERVRYRQHTEPESRVGLGLLIKNERQLLKGYGEYLAGEPTTDPPLIAMSFSAVDDSLAPPGGEVLWLWAQYYPYELASGTWEGRQAEARETILRAFEHYAPGTRDTIVGELVQTPQWLERELGLYRGNVMHLEMSFDQMFAFRPWLGASQYRWPGLRGLYLTGASTHPGGGIMGASGRNAARVLVKDLTRRGWR from the coding sequence ATGCCGGACTTCGACGTTGTGGTGATGGGCGCGGGGCACAACGCGCTGGTGACCGCCGCCTACGCCGCGCGGGCCGGGCTGAAGGTCGGCGTGTTCGAGCGGCGGCACGTGGTTGGCGGCGCGGTGAGCACCGAGGAACTGGTCCCCGGCTACCGCTTCGACTACGGTGGCAGCGCCCACATCCTGATCCGCATGACGCCGGTGGTGCGCGAACTGGAACTGACCCGCCACGGCCTGCACTACCTCGAAGTGGACCCGATGTTTCACGCCTCGGACGGGGAAACGCCCTGGTTCATGTGGCGCGACGCCGAACGGACGGCGCGCGAACTGGAGGCCCTCTTTCCCGGTCAGGGGGAGGCTTACCGCCGGTTTCTGGACGACTGGACGCCCTTTGCCCGCAGCGTGGCCGACCTGTTCAACTCGGCCCCCGGCCCGCTGGACCTGGGGAAAATGGTGGTCAGGAGCGGCCAGGGGCGTGACTGGCAGGCGCAGCTTTCCCGCATCCTGCGCCCTTACGGCGACGTGGCCCGCGAGTATTTTTCAGAGGAACGGGTGCGGGCGCCGCTGGTCTGGATGGCGGCGCAGAGCGGCCCACCCCCCTCCGATCCCCTCAGTGCTCCCTTTCTGCTGTGGCATCCCCTCTACCACGCAGGCGGCGTGGCGCGGCCCAAGGGTGGGAGCGGCGGGTTGACGAAGGCCCTGCGCCGCGCTGTGGAGGCCGAGGGGGGCCAGGTCTTTGTCAATGCGCCCGTGAAACGCATCCTGGTCAGGGACGGGAAGGCGCAGGGGATCGAGCTGGAGGGCGGGGAGAGGTACACGGCCCGCGCGGTCGTCTCGGGGACGCACCTCCTTACCACGGCGCAGGCGTTGCCGCCCGAATACGTGCCGGAAGCGGCGCGGAACGTGCGGGTGGGCAACGGCTTCGGCATGGTGCTGCGGCTGGCCCTCAGCGAGCGGGTGCGGTATCGCCAGCACACCGAACCGGAGAGCCGGGTGGGCCTGGGCTTGCTGATCAAAAACGAGCGGCAACTGCTGAAGGGCTACGGCGAATATCTGGCGGGCGAACCCACCACCGACCCGCCGCTGATCGCGATGAGCTTTTCGGCGGTGGACGACAGCCTGGCGCCGCCCGGGGGCGAAGTGCTGTGGCTGTGGGCGCAGTATTACCCCTACGAGCTGGCGTCGGGCACCTGGGAGGGGCGCCAGGCGGAAGCGCGCGAGACTATCCTGCGTGCCTTCGAGCATTACGCGCCGGGCACGCGGGACACCATCGTGGGCGAACTGGTGCAGACGCCGCAGTGGCTGGAGAGGGAGCTGGGCCTGTACCGGGGCAACGTGATGCACCTGGAGATGAGCTTCGACCAGATGTTCGCCTTCCGTCCCTGGCTGGGGGCCAGCCAGTACCGCTGGCCGGGCCTGAGGGGGCTGTACCTGACGGGCGCGAGCACCCATCCCGGCGGCGGCATCATGGGAGCCTCGGGGCGGAATGCGGCGCGGGTGCTGGTCAAGGACCTCACGCGGCGGGGGTGGCGGTGA
- a CDS encoding carotenoid biosynthesis protein: MTPALLRWSLALAALGLAFLGALLVLKGTALGGAFIALGLPLSGVLALAGDTLGGDFAGALRRRTAVLAGQMRPWMGWTVLYAVLKIPVPLWPQRFPLLALLSTGALFLAALAYVWERVGARRALGLAALAFGVGLGVEVLGSRTGWPFGAYSYTAAPAPTLLGVPLIVPLGWFALTLSAALLAGGRAWLAGLLLAAWDVGLEPLMTAEGYWRWNDPAPLWAGAPVQNFLGWWAVGTGLSWAFVGVAPGLFGRRGWNWPMQVRGEGRVRVKVGLVRVEPAPRPDLSRLTFAVVYPIETFFLPGGLVLVGREREAAVTLAAMLGALALARAVRGKK, encoded by the coding sequence ATGACGCCCGCGCTCCTGCGCTGGAGCCTCGCCCTGGCGGCCCTGGGGCTGGCCTTTCTGGGGGCACTGCTGGTGCTGAAGGGGACGGCCCTGGGCGGGGCCTTCATCGCGCTGGGCCTGCCGCTCTCCGGCGTGCTGGCGCTGGCGGGAGACACGCTGGGAGGCGACTTCGCGGGGGCGCTGCGGCGGCGGACGGCTGTTCTCGCCGGGCAGATGCGGCCCTGGATGGGGTGGACCGTCCTCTATGCCGTGCTGAAAATCCCGGTGCCCCTCTGGCCCCAGCGCTTCCCGCTGCTGGCGCTGCTGAGTACCGGGGCGCTGTTCCTCGCCGCCCTCGCCTACGTCTGGGAGCGGGTCGGCGCGCGGCGGGCGCTGGGGCTGGCGGCGCTGGCTTTCGGCGTGGGCCTGGGGGTGGAAGTGCTGGGGAGCCGGACGGGGTGGCCGTTCGGGGCGTATTCCTACACCGCCGCGCCTGCCCCGACCCTGCTCGGCGTGCCGCTGATCGTGCCGCTGGGCTGGTTCGCGCTGACGCTGTCCGCTGCGCTGCTGGCCGGGGGGCGGGCCTGGCTGGCCGGTCTGCTGCTGGCCGCGTGGGACGTGGGCCTGGAGCCGCTGATGACCGCCGAGGGCTACTGGCGCTGGAACGACCCCGCGCCGCTGTGGGCGGGTGCCCCGGTGCAGAACTTCCTGGGCTGGTGGGCCGTGGGGACGGGATTGAGCTGGGCCTTCGTGGGGGTAGCACCGGGGCTTTTTGGGCGGCGGGGCTGGAACTGGCCGATGCAGGTGAGGGGAGAGGGCCGCGTGCGCGTGAAGGTCGGCCTCGTCCGTGTCGAACCCGCCCCCCGCCCCGACCTTTCCCGCCTCACTTTCGCCGTCGTGTACCCCATCGAGACGTTCTTTCTGCCCGGCGGCCTGGTGCTGGTGGGCCGGGAGCGGGAGGCGGCGGTGACGCTCGCGGCGATGCTGGGGGCACTGGCGCTGGCGCGAGCGGTGCGGGGGAAGAAGTGA
- a CDS encoding lysophospholipid acyltransferase family protein — translation MSGADPVGVLLRASIRHSIRTHLGGVWVRGPLPHGGAVLAANHHSWWDGYVLGEVAATLGADFRVLMTARQLARFPFLRRVGVLGVEEVRPAVRAARAGAWVVVFPEGAIRPAGVLRQVKPGAAWIARTAGVPLVPVALRVVLRGGQYPEAYLRFGRAVGAPDLVAALSRELAALEADLAGSDPEQPLAGYLRLTAGRASDHERLDWPSRALARLTGDR, via the coding sequence GTGAGCGGCGCTGACCCGGTCGGGGTGCTGCTGCGGGCGAGCATTCGTCACAGCATCCGTACCCATCTGGGAGGCGTGTGGGTGCGCGGGCCGCTGCCGCACGGGGGCGCGGTGCTGGCCGCCAACCACCATTCCTGGTGGGACGGCTACGTGCTGGGGGAGGTGGCCGCGACCCTGGGGGCCGATTTCCGGGTGCTGATGACGGCGCGGCAACTGGCCCGTTTCCCCTTCCTGCGGCGCGTGGGCGTGCTGGGGGTGGAGGAGGTGCGGCCTGCGGTGCGGGCGGCGCGGGCGGGCGCGTGGGTGGTGGTGTTTCCGGAGGGGGCCATCCGGCCCGCCGGGGTCCTGCGGCAGGTGAAGCCCGGCGCGGCCTGGATCGCGCGCACGGCGGGCGTGCCGCTGGTGCCGGTGGCGCTGCGGGTGGTGCTGCGGGGCGGGCAATACCCGGAGGCTTATCTGCGGTTCGGGCGGGCGGTGGGTGCACCTGACCTCGTGGCGGCCCTCTCGCGGGAACTCGCCGCGCTGGAGGCCGACCTTGCGGGGAGCGACCCCGAACAGCCTCTCGCCGGATACCTCCGCCTCACGGCAGGCCGCGCCAGCGATCACGAACGCCTGGACTGGCCCAGCCGCGCGCTGGCCCGGCTGACGGGGGACCGGTGA
- a CDS encoding glycosyltransferase, whose product MSRLFRVYRLAVGGFFAYKAAALLVNALTFPRLRPRPTPAGPRVSLLVPARDEAHNLPHTLPGLLAQRAHEVLVLDDGSSDGTAQVARALGAGVIPGQPLPGDWHGKPWACQQLAWMAKGDVLIFTDADVFWHPGALGAVLHELARSRADLLSVYPRQHNVTPGERLLTPLVDAVLLTLLPAPLLRLPHASAAAANGQLMAFRREAYERVGGHALVRAELLEDVTFAARLKARGGRLALALGGPCVGVRMYRSYPGSVAGFGKNAAAFHGRSRALLVASAAWHLAAYTLPWLLPARLSGVTWLRAAGLLERTAVNLVTGRRTPADLAEGLLGPVTPLLALPVYLRALRPRVSWKGRDYAQAGAE is encoded by the coding sequence GTGAGCCGTCTTTTCCGCGTCTACCGGCTCGCGGTGGGCGGGTTCTTCGCGTACAAGGCGGCCGCCCTGCTCGTGAACGCGCTGACCTTTCCCCGGCTGCGGCCCCGGCCCACGCCCGCGGGCCCGCGCGTTTCCCTGCTGGTCCCTGCCCGCGACGAGGCGCACAACCTCCCCCACACGCTCCCCGGCCTGCTCGCCCAGCGTGCGCACGAGGTGCTGGTGCTGGACGACGGCAGCAGCGACGGGACGGCGCAGGTCGCCCGGGCACTGGGCGCGGGGGTGATTCCCGGACAACCGCTGCCCGGCGACTGGCACGGCAAACCCTGGGCCTGCCAGCAACTCGCGTGGATGGCGAAGGGTGATGTCCTGATCTTCACCGACGCGGACGTGTTCTGGCACCCGGGGGCACTCGGGGCCGTGCTGCACGAGCTGGCTCGTTCGCGGGCCGACCTGCTGAGCGTGTACCCGCGACAGCACAACGTCACGCCGGGCGAACGGCTCCTCACGCCGCTGGTGGACGCCGTGCTGCTGACCCTGCTGCCCGCGCCGCTCCTGCGCCTGCCGCACGCGAGTGCTGCCGCCGCAAACGGGCAACTGATGGCCTTCCGGCGGGAAGCCTATGAGCGGGTGGGCGGGCATGCCCTGGTGCGCGCCGAACTGCTGGAGGACGTGACCTTTGCGGCTCGCCTCAAGGCACGCGGCGGGCGGCTGGCCCTGGCGCTGGGCGGCCCTTGTGTGGGCGTGCGAATGTACCGGAGTTACCCGGGATCCGTTGCGGGCTTCGGGAAGAATGCGGCGGCGTTTCATGGTCGCTCGCGGGCACTGCTGGTCGCCTCTGCCGCGTGGCATCTGGCGGCGTACACGCTGCCGTGGCTGCTGCCCGCCCGCCTCTCCGGGGTGACGTGGCTGCGGGCGGCAGGCCTGCTGGAGCGAACGGCAGTGAATCTGGTCACGGGCCGCCGCACGCCCGCCGACCTCGCGGAGGGGCTGCTGGGACCGGTCACGCCGCTGCTGGCACTGCCCGTGTACCTGCGCGCCCTGCGCCCCCGGGTGAGCTGGAAGGGCCGGGACTACGCGCAGGCGGGAGCGGAATGA
- a CDS encoding phytoene desaturase family protein, translating to MTRSPRHVAVIGAGFAGLAAALRLAQAGAHVTVLDSLERAGGKAALGEADFSSGPTVVTMPQVFRALHARVGLPPPGLEAARPTTTYHGPGGRTFAPEALHVAGSLDATLAQLSLREGRDYVRLLAASRRMYLDAAPTFLFGPPPDRLALARYALTRGGRAAPWSSLARLVQSGPFLTPFWLRFATYLGADPYRAPAVLHNVAWVELGYGVWHLAGGMAALAEQLREQAEALGVRFEFGTRVQHLVTHGRRVLGAHTDRGAFAADAWVSAADHALTRRWLGLPPAPGARGISGFALQLRLREDRGHAHHIFWPAEYAREWRDIRAGRLPDDPTLYLHLGGDLAFLLVNAPPDPTVPGDPRGYGAFLLRQLQNRLPLEVTGWRPLTPADYARTGVAGAIYGRAPHGLTGSLRPGWTHPSARNLVQVGGTVHPGGGVPLSLLSGWNGAGQLLKLPYDDLDGFRVPEAGETWDELG from the coding sequence ATGACCCGTTCCCCCCGCCACGTCGCCGTCATCGGGGCGGGCTTCGCGGGCCTGGCGGCGGCCCTGCGGCTGGCGCAGGCGGGCGCCCACGTGACCGTGCTCGACAGCCTGGAACGGGCAGGCGGCAAGGCGGCCCTGGGCGAAGCGGACTTTTCCAGCGGCCCGACGGTCGTGACCATGCCGCAGGTGTTCCGCGCCCTCCACGCGCGGGTGGGTTTGCCGCCACCCGGGCTGGAAGCCGCCCGTCCGACCACCACCTATCACGGTCCCGGGGGCCGCACCTTCGCCCCCGAGGCGCTGCACGTCGCGGGGAGCCTGGACGCGACGCTCGCGCAACTCTCGCTCCGGGAGGGCCGCGACTACGTCCGATTGCTGGCCGCCTCGCGCCGCATGTACCTGGACGCGGCCCCGACCTTCCTGTTCGGGCCGCCGCCTGACCGTCTGGCCCTGGCCCGCTACGCCCTCACGCGCGGAGGGCGGGCGGCCCCCTGGTCCAGCCTCGCGCGCCTGGTCCAGAGCGGCCCCTTCCTGACGCCGTTCTGGCTGCGCTTCGCGACCTATCTGGGCGCCGATCCGTACCGCGCGCCCGCCGTGCTGCACAACGTCGCCTGGGTGGAACTGGGCTACGGGGTCTGGCACCTGGCGGGGGGAATGGCCGCCCTCGCCGAACAGTTGCGCGAACAGGCGGAGGCGCTGGGCGTGCGCTTCGAGTTCGGGACGCGGGTGCAGCACCTCGTCACGCATGGGCGCCGGGTGCTGGGCGCGCACACGGACCGGGGGGCCTTCGCCGCCGACGCCTGGGTGAGTGCCGCGGATCACGCCCTCACCCGCCGCTGGCTGGGCCTGCCGCCCGCCCCCGGAGCGCGGGGCATCAGCGGTTTTGCGCTGCAACTCCGCTTGCGGGAGGACCGGGGCCACGCCCACCACATTTTCTGGCCTGCCGAGTACGCCCGCGAGTGGCGGGACATCCGGGCGGGGCGGTTGCCGGACGACCCCACCCTGTACCTCCACCTGGGCGGCGACCTGGCTTTCCTGCTGGTGAACGCGCCGCCTGATCCCACGGTGCCCGGCGACCCACGCGGGTACGGCGCATTCCTGTTGCGGCAGCTTCAGAACCGCCTCCCGCTGGAGGTGACCGGCTGGCGGCCCCTCACACCCGCCGACTACGCGCGGACCGGCGTGGCGGGCGCGATCTACGGCCGTGCCCCGCATGGGCTGACCGGCAGCCTGCGCCCCGGCTGGACCCACCCCTCCGCGCGGAATCTGGTCCAGGTGGGCGGCACCGTCCACCCCGGCGGCGGCGTGCCGCTCTCGCTGCTGAGCGGCTGGAACGGCGCCGGACAACTGCTGAAGCTCCCCTATGACGATCTGGATGGGTTCCGGGTCCCGGAAGCGGGGGAGACGTGGGACGAGCTTGGGTGA
- a CDS encoding HIT family protein, with translation MYNHAPEPYDCPFCDVVRGTPRPLPYTQPEDIVLQNELVTAFISSCWWPNNPGHVVIVPNEHFENLYELPVHYGAAIHDVSRVIALTLKTVYSCEGVSTRQHNEPGGGQDVWHYHLQVFPRYVDDNLYMLTPERRTTTPEERRPYAERLRTSLANQQRL, from the coding sequence ATGTATAACCACGCCCCTGAGCCTTACGACTGCCCGTTTTGCGATGTCGTTCGCGGAACACCGCGTCCTCTGCCCTACACGCAGCCTGAAGACATCGTGCTGCAAAACGAACTCGTCACCGCCTTTATTTCCTCCTGCTGGTGGCCCAATAACCCCGGACACGTGGTGATCGTGCCGAACGAGCACTTCGAGAACCTGTACGAGCTTCCCGTGCATTACGGGGCAGCCATTCATGACGTGTCCCGTGTGATCGCTCTGACACTCAAGACGGTCTACAGTTGCGAAGGCGTTTCGACCCGCCAGCACAACGAGCCTGGTGGCGGCCAGGACGTGTGGCACTATCACCTCCAAGTCTTCCCACGCTACGTGGATGACAACCTTTATATGTTGACGCCAGAGCGGCGCACGACGACACCCGAGGAGCGGCGGCCTTACGCCGAGCGACTGCGGACCTCCCTCGCCAACCAGCAACGCCTGTGA